The window TTCGACCCGGTCGGTCTGCCGGTCGCGCCGGAACACGCCCTGCGCACGCTGCTGGAGTCGCTGGGCGTCGACGCACGCGGGCTGCCACAGGGCGTCGACGCGCTCGCCGCCCTGTACCGCACCCTGCTCACCGGCAGGCGCGTGCTGGTGCTGCTGGACAACGCCCGTGACGCCGCACAGGTCCGGCCGCTGCTGCCCGGAGCCCCCGGCTGTCTGGTCATGGTCACCAGCCGTAACCGGCTCTCCGGGCTGGTCGCCGTGGACGGCGCCCACCCCGTCCACCTCGACGTGCTCTCCGTGGCGGAGTCCCGTGGGCTGCTCGCCCGACGCCTCGGTGCCGACCGGGTCGCCGCCGAACCGGACGCGGTCGAGGAGATCATCGCCTGGTGCGCACGGCTGCCGCTCGCGCTGGCGGTCGCCGCCGCCAGTGCGGCGACCCGGTCCGCGCTCCCGCTGTCGGCCATCGCCGCAGAACTGCGCGAAAGCGCCGACGGTCTCAACGCGTTTTACGACGTGGACACGGTGGCCGACGTGCGCTCCGTCTTCTCCTGGTCCTACCACGCCCTCACTTCCGACGCCGCCCGCCTGTTCCGGCTGCTCGGCCTGCACCCCGGCCCCGACATCGCACTGCCCGCAGCGGCCAGCCTGGCCGGGCTCACCGTCCCGCACACCCGGCAGTTGCTGTCCGAACTCATCCATGCCCACCTCGTGGACGAACACGTCCCCGGCCGCTACTCCTCGCACGACCTGCTGCGCGCCTACGCCACCGAGCTCGCCGAAGCCGTCGGGCCGCCCCGGCAGACGCAGGCGGCCCGGCACCGGATGTTCGACCACTATCTGCACACCGCCCGTGAGGCGGCCGCGCTGACCGCCTCACGGCTACTGGTCTCTCTGGCTCCTGCGGCCGACGGGGTGCGCGCCGAGGAGTTCGACGGAGACACGGCGAAGGCCACGGCCTGGTTCGCCGCCGAGCAGGCGGTGCTGCTCGCGACCGTCGAACAGGCCATCGCCCACCGGTACGACGTCCACACCTGGAAACTCAGCTGGGCCATGGGGCACCATCTGCACTGGCGTGGCCTGTGGCGGGAGAAGGAAGCCGTGCACCTCGCCGCCATGGACGCGGCGTGTCGGCTGGGCGACCGGACCGCACAGGGCCATGCCCACGACGGTCTCGCCCTTGCCACGGGGGATCTGGGCCGCATCGACGAGGCACGGCTTCATGCCGAGCGGGCCATCGAACTGTTCACCGAATCGGGCGACATGAGAGCCTGCGCCGAGGCTCATCTCACGTTGGCCTGGGTGGGGGAGCGGCTGGGCGATCTGGAAGCCTCGCTCGGTGCCGCGCAGCGGTTCCTCGCGATCCTCCGGGCACATGACGATCGTGGCGCCGACGACAGCCGCAGCCGGATGGCGATGGCAACCGCGCTCAACGCGGTCGGCTGGTGCCACACCATGTTTGGACAGCATCAGCAGGCCCTCGACCACTGCCGACAGGCGCTGGCCCTGCAGCAGGAACTCGGAGACGACACCAACGCGGCACACACCTGGGACAGCATCGGCCACGCCCACCATCACCTCGGCCAGTACGAGCAGGCCGTCGTCGCCTATCGCAGCGCCCACGCCCTCTACCTGCAATCCGGCGGCGTGCCCTGGATGATGGCCGGCACCCTCAAGCGCCTCGGGGACACCCACGTCAGCGCGGGCCACACCGAACCGGCCCGCGCCGCGTGGACCGAGGCGCTGGAGATCCTCACGCGGCTCGGCCATCCCGACGCCGAGTCCCTGCGCACGCGGCTGGGTCGGCTCGCCGAGCCGAGTGGCTCCGCCGAGGCGGGCGTGGTGCTCACCGACTCGTAGGCGGCGCTCGCTCGGGACCCGGCCGGCCGGACGCCGACGGCCGGGCCCGCTCGGCGTGCGGTCCGGGGCGGAAACGGACGTCAACGCTCCGTGGAGTGGTCGTCAACGGGTCGTGTACCCCGGGCTGGTTTCTTGATCGGACGACGGGCGGGCGCGCAGGGCCGCTCGTCGAAGCCGATCCAGCGGCCGAGAGGAGACTCATCGTGAGTGACCGGGCGTCGAACCCGCACTCCACCAGTTCACCGAGGTGGTGGCGAGCCACGGAATTCGAGCTCGAACTGAATCTCACGGCTCCGGAGATCCGAGATGCCGGCCCCTTGTTCCATGAATGGAGAGTCGGCCCTTTATCCCATCTCACACACCTGCAGATCAGCGAGCCCGCTCCCCATGGATTCCGCGTGTCCGCGCGTGGTCACCACTTCGGCGACCTGCTCTCGATCGATTTTCGTTCCGATGCGCTGACCGGTGTTTCCGGGAGAAATCTTGACCGGGACCCGATCGTGGCGGATCTGGTCGTCTCGGGCAGGCTCGATTTCCGCAGGGAGGGAAGGAGATACCCGGTCCTGCCGGGGCAGATCTGTATTCGGGACACCAGATTCACATGGCGCTTCTCCTGTGCACCGGCGACGCGTGTGCGCGTGGTCTCGATACCCCGGCATGCGCTCACCGCACGCATCGGATCGCCGAAGAGGCTCGACCGCGCCCACATCGAGGACGCCGGATCCCCCGAGGTCGGCCTCTTCGTCCACTTCCTGGAGGCGCTGGAGAAATCCCGCGACGACCTGGATCGCTCCGCGTGGGCGCGGAGCATCGCCCTTGATTCCTGCGCCACCCTGCTGGCGGGAATACTGGCCACACCTCAGGAAACCCGGAGCGGAACCGGCGCGAACGGCCATCGGGAGGCCACGCTCCGGGCCGCGATGCATGCCATAGAAACACATCTCGACAGGCCCGATCTTTCTCCCGAGCTGATCGCCCGGGCCCTCGGCGTCTCGCTCCGGACGCTGCACCGCTCCTTCTCCGGTTCGAGTGATTCCGTCATGTCGTTCGCTCGTCGTCTCCGGCTCCAGGGAGCGCACGACGACCTCGTGCGGGCGGGTGGCACCGCCGGGGTCTCCGAGATCGCGGCCCGATGGAATTTCTCGGACGCGAGTCATTTCATCAGGAACTTCAGGGAGTTCTACGGGACGACTCCGGCCGCCTACGTGCTCGCACGCGGGCACCGGGACCGTCATCGACGTCATGGGTGAGGGGTGGCCGCCCCCGTCGCGGCGGACGGCCGTACGGCGCCGGGCCCCGGATCAGCCCGCGAACGCCGGCTGGGCCAGGCCCTTGCCCGCGCCCGGTACGACCAGCAGGGAGCCCGACAGGGGGTGCGGGGTGTCGGTGCCCGTGCGGGCCGTCGTGATGTAGAGGTCGGTGAGGTCGGGGCCGCCGAAGGCGCAGGCCGTGGGACGGGGGGTGGGGAGGGGGACGACGCGGTCCAGGGTGCCGTCCGGGGTGTAGCGGCGGACGGCGCTCCCCTCCCAGAGGGCGACCCAGACACAGCCCTCGGCGTCGACGGTGAGGCCGTCGGGGAAGCCGCCGCCGTCCTCGATGGTCACGAAGGGGCGCCGGTTCACGGGCAGACGGCCGTCCGCCGCGCCCCCGCCCGTGGCCGCACCCGGGTCCGTGTAGTCGAAGACGTCGATCCGGCGGGTCGGCGAGTCGATGTAGTACATCAGCCGTCCGTCCGGGCTCCAGCCGGTGCCGTTGCTGACGGCGACGTCGTCGAGGACGGTGGTGGCGAGCCCGTCGGCGGTGAAGCGGGCCAGGGTGCCGCCGCCCGGGGCCTCGTCGTAGCGCATGGTGCCGGCGAAGAGGGAGCCGTCGGGTGCGACGGCGGCGTCGTTGGCCCGGCGGCCCGGGACGGGCTCGTGGTGCAGCCACCGGAAGCCGCCGTCGGGGTCGGTCAGAGCGACGCCGTCACGGAGGTTCAGCACGAGGCCGCCGCCGGCGCGGGGCTTGACCGCGCCGACGTGCTGCTCGGTGACGAACACCGTGCGGCGGCCCGAGGCGGGGTCGTAGGTGTGGACGCGCGACCCGAGGATGTCGATCCAGATCAGGCGCTGGGCGTCGGCGTCCCAGGTGGGACCCTCGCCGAGGGCCGCGTACTCCCGGACCGCGACCTCGTAGCCCGGGGGACTCGTGCGGGCGCTCATGCCACGATCCGGTGGCCGAGGCGCTCGGACAGCTCCGCGGCGCCCTTGGCGGCGAGCTGCTCCAGCTCGATCCGGCGCTCGTCGCTCCAGCGGATCATGGGGACGGAGATGGAGATCGCGGCGACGACCCTGCCGGTGCGGTCGCGGACCGGCGCGGCGACGCAGGAGACGTCCGGGTTGGACTCGCGGTTCTCCACGGCGAGACCCCGCTCACGGATCCGGGCCAGGGTCTCGCGCAGGGCGGCCGGGTCGGTGATGCTGTTGGGGGTCATGGCGAGCAGGTCGGCGTCGTCCGGGATGCGGGCGTTCAGCTCGGCCTCGGGAAGGGAGGCGAGGAGCATCTTGCCGACGGAGGTGCAGTGCGCCGGGAGGCGGCGGCCCGCGGCGGAGACCATGCGCACGGCGTGCGTGGAGTCGACCTTGGCGATGTAGATGACGTCCGTGTACTCCAGGATCGCCACGTGCACCGTCTCGTCGCAGGTCTCGGCGACGGACCTGGCCACCTGCTGGCCCTCGGCGGCGAGGTCCAGCTGCTCGGCGTAACGGCTGCCGAGCTGGTACGGGCGGACTCCGAGGCGGTAACGTCCCGGCTGTCCCTGTACCTGGACGATGTATCCCCTGGCGGCGAGCGTGGTGACCAGCTCGTGCACGGTGGTGCGGGG is drawn from Streptomyces bottropensis ATCC 25435 and contains these coding sequences:
- a CDS encoding SMP-30/gluconolactonase/LRE family protein; its protein translation is MSARTSPPGYEVAVREYAALGEGPTWDADAQRLIWIDILGSRVHTYDPASGRRTVFVTEQHVGAVKPRAGGGLVLNLRDGVALTDPDGGFRWLHHEPVPGRRANDAAVAPDGSLFAGTMRYDEAPGGGTLARFTADGLATTVLDDVAVSNGTGWSPDGRLMYYIDSPTRRIDVFDYTDPGAATGGGAADGRLPVNRRPFVTIEDGGGFPDGLTVDAEGCVWVALWEGSAVRRYTPDGTLDRVVPLPTPRPTACAFGGPDLTDLYITTARTGTDTPHPLSGSLLVVPGAGKGLAQPAFAG
- a CDS encoding AraC family transcriptional regulator, with the translated sequence MSDRASNPHSTSSPRWWRATEFELELNLTAPEIRDAGPLFHEWRVGPLSHLTHLQISEPAPHGFRVSARGHHFGDLLSIDFRSDALTGVSGRNLDRDPIVADLVVSGRLDFRREGRRYPVLPGQICIRDTRFTWRFSCAPATRVRVVSIPRHALTARIGSPKRLDRAHIEDAGSPEVGLFVHFLEALEKSRDDLDRSAWARSIALDSCATLLAGILATPQETRSGTGANGHREATLRAAMHAIETHLDRPDLSPELIARALGVSLRTLHRSFSGSSDSVMSFARRLRLQGAHDDLVRAGGTAGVSEIAARWNFSDASHFIRNFREFYGTTPAAYVLARGHRDRHRRHG
- a CDS encoding IclR family transcriptional regulator, with product MGRLVPAVTRALDILELFLDGDGTLSAPDIVRRLQLPRTTVHELVTTLAARGYIVQVQGQPGRYRLGVRPYQLGSRYAEQLDLAAEGQQVARSVAETCDETVHVAILEYTDVIYIAKVDSTHAVRMVSAAGRRLPAHCTSVGKMLLASLPEAELNARIPDDADLLAMTPNSITDPAALRETLARIRERGLAVENRESNPDVSCVAAPVRDRTGRVVAAISISVPMIRWSDERRIELEQLAAKGAAELSERLGHRIVA
- a CDS encoding AfsR/SARP family transcriptional regulator, translated to MRVEGRLRFSVLGPVGAWRDETEIELGPPQQRAVLAVLLLAEGAQVPTSGLVDAVWGARAPASVLGILRTYVHRLRKALEPGGDTASSVIRFTGDGYRLRVAPDAFDLAAFRQGLARAERERRAGDIEGAVHQLREALALWRGTALAGVRGEFARNRRQRLTDLRLSTEAARLTAELDLGALAQAAAELTGLVAEHPLDERFRELLMLALYRSGRQAAALATYREARNLLVEELGVDPGPALQTMYQRVLRADTALLAPPHPPSPAPAPEPEPAPAPAPAPAPAQLPAGLPVFVGRDAELAEAVRLAPGGTVVVSAIAGMAGVGKTTFAVHWARQVADRFPDGQLYLNLRGFDPVGLPVAPEHALRTLLESLGVDARGLPQGVDALAALYRTLLTGRRVLVLLDNARDAAQVRPLLPGAPGCLVMVTSRNRLSGLVAVDGAHPVHLDVLSVAESRGLLARRLGADRVAAEPDAVEEIIAWCARLPLALAVAAASAATRSALPLSAIAAELRESADGLNAFYDVDTVADVRSVFSWSYHALTSDAARLFRLLGLHPGPDIALPAAASLAGLTVPHTRQLLSELIHAHLVDEHVPGRYSSHDLLRAYATELAEAVGPPRQTQAARHRMFDHYLHTAREAAALTASRLLVSLAPAADGVRAEEFDGDTAKATAWFAAEQAVLLATVEQAIAHRYDVHTWKLSWAMGHHLHWRGLWREKEAVHLAAMDAACRLGDRTAQGHAHDGLALATGDLGRIDEARLHAERAIELFTESGDMRACAEAHLTLAWVGERLGDLEASLGAAQRFLAILRAHDDRGADDSRSRMAMATALNAVGWCHTMFGQHQQALDHCRQALALQQELGDDTNAAHTWDSIGHAHHHLGQYEQAVVAYRSAHALYLQSGGVPWMMAGTLKRLGDTHVSAGHTEPARAAWTEALEILTRLGHPDAESLRTRLGRLAEPSGSAEAGVVLTDS